Part of the Venturia canescens isolate UGA chromosome 2, ASM1945775v1, whole genome shotgun sequence genome is shown below.
ttttttatgtaaaaaatcgcattagagagcgcaaaggggaaatggatcgagaaaaaagtattaatgaaaagacagaaggctgtgacaggaatgacccgagccaagaagaaacaaaatgctgaaataagcaaatgtgaggttatacgagtgcttattaccaattttgttcaatccttaagatgatggatcagtcggtaatcacacctcgaatttttgaaattgaaactctttgacatcgttcgtccgattaaaataataaaaatgtcatcgtacgcagcacgatcgcaaaaatccgatgacatttttattttttcgatcagacgaacgatgtggaaaaatttccttttcaaaatttgcagccatctctctcgcactcacgattgtgattaccgactgatccatcatcttaagaggatggatcagtccatcatcttaagaggatggatcagtcggtattaAGAGAATCGTTTCgcgcatgaactaccttaaaaacattttcgagCAACCGATTCTTTGGCGGTCACAAAAgtgattgaatttttgttgcaaaaaaaaccatttccaAACATTTATTCGCGCTGacataaaaattcagaattcttTTGGTTATTCTCGTTATATTTTCGTGGAGATTTCCGATTCTCGGACCTTGAACGTTCGACCTTCTGATAATCCGTTTTCAAGGTATAAAGACAAACCGGAAGATCGATATTACTTTCCGGATTGCACGTATTGGTTGCACGGTTGGCGTCTGGGTGATCATCCACCAGTGCCAGGGACAAAAGTCGGCCGAAAATCGATTATCCGCGCATGGTTTTATCGACGTAACGGTGTGAACATGAAACGCGACGATCCGAAGCGAAGTCCTCAATCGATAAAtccgaaaaatttcaacgatcTACTTACATACTGAAATTGGCTATTAAAgaacaagaagaagaagaaaaaaaacaaaacaaaaaaaacatgaaacagTGAATTTTTGAGAGGAGGTATGTCGTCGTCGATCGTAGCAAATTAACGCGACAGAAATGTCAGGGTTACGAAAAATTCAAGT
Proteins encoded:
- the LOC122407322 gene encoding protein ATP6V1FNB, with product MKPVDPSVREILYNPGESSYITTNKYLRQRYKDKPEDRYYFPDCTYWLHGWRLGDHPPVPGTKVGRKSIIRAWFYRRNGVNMKRDDPKRSPQSINPKNFNDLLTY